In Meleagris gallopavo isolate NT-WF06-2002-E0010 breed Aviagen turkey brand Nicholas breeding stock chromosome 2, Turkey_5.1, whole genome shotgun sequence, the following are encoded in one genomic region:
- the FOXO3 gene encoding forkhead box protein O3, producing MSRRAQCFDSCHFPVMLVLRLRFGVAKAVLVLTCCFLPFLQNSIRHNLSLHSRFIRVQNEGTGKSSWWMINPDGGKVGKAPRRRAVSMDNSNKYTKSRGRAAKKKAALQTAQEASEDSPSQLSKWPGSPTSRSSDELDAWTDFRSRTNSNASTISGRLSPILASTELDDVQDDDAPLSPMLYSSPSSLSPSVNKPCTVELPRLTDMAGTMNLNDGLTDNLMDDLLDNITLPSSQQSPTGGIMQRSSSFPYGSKGSGLGSPSSSFNNAVFGPSSLNSLRQSPMQTIQENKQATFSSISHYNNQTLQDLLASDALSHSDVMMTQSDPLMSQASTAVSAQNSRRNIMLRNDPMMSFAAQSSQGGLVNQSLPHHQHQSHSSPLSGSRALSNSISNIGLNDSNSLGSKHQQSPVNQSMQTLSDPLSGSSLYSSSMNLPVMGHEKFPSDLDLDIFNGSLECDMESIIRSELMDADGLDFNFDSLISAQNVVSLNVGNFTGAKQASSQSWVPG from the coding sequence ATGTCCAGGAGGGCCCAGTGTTTTGATTCATGTCATTTTCCTGTGATGTTGGTGTTGCGATTGAGATTTGGAGTAGCAAAAGCAGTGCTGGTCTTGacatgttgttttcttcctttcctgcagaATTCAATCCGGCACAACTTGTCGCTCCACAGCCGATTCATCAGGGTGCAAAATGAAGGCACTGGGAAGAGCTCCTGGTGGATGATCAATCCAGATGGTGGAAAAGTTGGCAAGGCGCCCCGGAGACGCGCCGTGTCTATGGACAACAGCAACAAATACACAAAGAGTAGAGGGCGGGCAGCGAAGAaaaaggcagctctgcagactgCCCAGGAGGCGAGTGAGGACAGTCCTTCACAGCTCTCCAAGTGGCCGGGGAGCCCGACTTCCCGCAGCAGTGACGAGCTGGATGCCTGGACAGATTTTCGCTCCCGGACCAATTCGAACGCCAGTACAATAAGTGGGCGCTTGTCGCCGATTTTGGCGAGCACCGAGCTGGATGATGTTCAAGATGATGACGCTCCACTTTCTCCCATGCTGTACAGTAGCCCTTCGAGCTTGTCCCCCTCGGTAAACAAACCATGCACTGTGGAGTTGCCTAGGTTGACTGATATGGCTGGGACAATGAATTTGAACGATGGACTGACGGATAACCTCATGGATGACCTCTTGGACAATATAACACTCCCTTCCTCCCAGCAGTCGCCCACAGGAGGAATAATGCAGAGAAGCTCCAGTTTTCCGTATGGTTCCAAAGGTTCAGGGCTGGGCTCCCCCTCGAGTAGTTTCAACAACGCCGTGTTTGGGCCATCGTCCCTGAATTCCCTCCGCCAGTCGCCCATGCAGACTATTCAGGAGAACAAGCAGGCTAccttctcttccatttctcaTTACAACAACCAGACGCTGCAGGATCTGCTCGCCTCAGATGCACTTAGTCACAGCGATGTCATGATGACACAGTCTGACCCGCTCATGTCCCaggccagcacagctgtgtccGCCCAGAACTCCCGCAGGAATATAATGCTCCGCAATGACCCCATGATGTCGTTTGCTGCGCAGTCCAGTCAGGGCGGTCTGGTCAATCAGAGCCTGCCCCATCACCAGCACCAGTCTCACAGCTCTCCTCTTAGTGGCAGCCGTGCCTTGTCCAATTCCATCAGTAACATAGGCTTGAATGACTCCAACAGCTTGGGATCCAAACATCAGCAATCACCTGTCAATCAGTCTATGCAAACACTTTCTGACCCTCTCTCAGGCTCCTCTTTGTATTCCTCTAGCATGAACCTTCCGGTCATGGGACACGAGAAATTCCCAAGTGACTTAGACCTGGATATTTTCAATGGGAGCTTGGAGTGTGACATGGAGTCCATCATCCGCAGTGAACTCATGGATGCAGATGGGCTGGATTTTAACTTTGATTCCCTCATCTCAGCACAGAACGTTGTCAGTCTGAATGTGGGGAACTTCACTGGTGCTAAACAGGCTTCATCACAGAGTTGGGTACCAGGCTGA